GACAGCGACCATGGGGTGACTATGACCATGGGGGAACGGTGACCAAGAACATGGAGGGGGACAATGATCGTAGGAAAACCATGGGGTGACCATGACCGTGGGAGGATGGTGATGATGGGGTGACTAGGGGCATGAAGGGGACAGTGACCACGGGAAGACCATGGGGAGAACATGACCACAGGGAAATGGTGACCATGAGGGTGACCACAGGCATGGAGGGGACAGTGAGCATGGGAAGACCATGACCACAGGGAAATGGTGACCACAGGCATGGAGGGGACAGTGACCATGGGAAGACCATGGGGTGACCATGACCATGGGGAaatggtggccatgggggtgaCCATGGGCATGGAGGGGAcagtgaccatgggaagacaCGACCATGGTGAAATGGTGACCATGGGGGTGACCATGGGCATAGAGTGGATAGTGACCACGGGAAGACCATGGGGTGACCATGACCATGGAGTCAATAGTGACCATGGGAAGACCATGACCATGGTGAAATGGTGACCATGGTGTTGACCATGGGCATGGAATGGATAGTGACCATGGGGGGACGACAGACCATGGGGATGACCACAGGCATGGAGGTGATGGTGACCACGGGAAGATCATGGGGATGACCACAGGCATGGAGAGTATGATGACCGTGGGAAGACAGTGACCATGGGGATGACCAGGGGCATGGAGGGGATGGTGCCCATGGCCCTGGAGGGAGGGTGGTGGTGCCGGTGGGGAAGGTGACCCCCACCCTGCGGGCGCCGCAGTTCGACATGAACGGGGACGGGGAGATCAGCAGCGGGGAGATGCGGGAGGCCATCGCGGCGCTGCTGGGGGAGCAGCTGAAGGCCCAGGAGGTGGACGAGATCCTGCAGGACGTGGACCTCAACGGGGACGGGCGCGTGGACTTTGACGgtgagggccccccccccccccccgcttccctgcagcccccacgGACGGGGACTACGGAGGGTGGCTCAGTTGGGTCCCCTCATGCCTTCTCCTCCCTTGTCCCACAGAGTTCGTTATGATGTTGTCATCCCGGTAACGAAGCTTCAGGGCAGGAGGGgacccccgcccctcccctcacatcggggacacccccacaccccccccccctcaccccaacccctgccagGAGCTCCCTCTGCCCGGCCGACCTGCCCAACCTCTTTCTCGGCCACCATTAGGCTTCAGAGTGAACAGCCgagcccacagctgggagtggGGCAGACATGAGgcacaccccctccctccccccaacagccccccccggaggggttgggggggggtgtgtgtgtgtggtgctgggggacccaATAAACCCCCCTGATCAGATTTGGAGGTGAGtgtctgttggggggggggggacggggacacggggtGCGACCGTCCCCAAACCCCGGGAGGGGAGAGCGGGCTCAGTCGTCACGTGGTCCCCCAACCTGCGCTCTGCCATTGGCTGGACGATCCGCCAGTCGGATCGGTGCCGACCAATCAGCACGCTTCCGttaagaaaggggggggggagggaaaatcaGCCCGCCCCCGCATAAaggagcccccccaaaaaaatgctgAGTCTGGGGACGGAGGTGGCTCCACTGGGGCTCGAACCCAGGACCTTCTGCGTGTAAAGCAGACGTGATCACCGCTACACCATGGAGCCACGAGGggaggggggactgggggggattTCTGTGGCGCAAGGGGGAGCGCCTTGGACTTCAACCGGCAGCGGACACTGAGGGTCGCGGGTTCGAGTCCCACCAGAGCGGCTACGATCGAGTCGGGGGGGTGGGAAACAACACAagacacagggacccccccccacgaCTAGACCCTTGTTGGCcagcatggggtggggggtgacatAAGCCCCCCAAAGGCTGGAGGGGGTCACCCCTTGGAGTTAATCCCCCCATGGCTTTGACCCCAGTTTCTGGTAGCCTATAGCTCccttttctttgggggggggaagcaaaaaccagcccagtgccccccagaCAGCCCACGGGAGGTGTTTGGGGGACACAGAGGATCCCACAAGCTGGCCAGGTCCCCCGTGATGGGGACAAGGAGCCGTagggcagggggctgtgggggccagGGTGGCACCtgggccccccccaccccccagggacatggcgggggggggccaGTGGTCCCTCGATGGCAGCTGGGGACCcatcggggggggggacacattgaGGTGCCCGCAGTGACCAAACAtcaaggagggaagaggagaaggaaggttgGGGACCCTCTGGGCCCCCCCCCGGaaccttcccgccccccccccccgccaaaatgCTGCCTGGGTGGCTCAGTCAGCAGAATATCAGAGTTTTAATCTGAGGGCCAAGGGTTCAAGTCCCAGCTTGGGTGctataacccccccccccctcttttttggggtgcagggacccctgTGGGAGAGCGGGTGATCCCTCAGCTCCccccagagtcccaggagcaggttggggggggctggggggggggggggtccaggatCAACAcccactccacccccccccccccccccccccaacagagcAGGCACAAGGGGGCTGGGGCATTCACAGATTTTAATTTAGTTGTTTTCctggagaggggggaggaagaaaaaaaaaaaaaaaaaaaaaaaaaaaaaaggcatcataCGCCCCCACTTTTCAGTTTTTGGGGgtgcagaacccccccccccgcctccccccacaGCACATCTCCCAGCCCCTGTAGTGTTTGGGGGCGCAGGGGCCCGGCTGCTCCCCGGAAATGGGTGGGTGGGAgggcccccccccctgccccctccccaaatcctcagACCATCCCCTGCCCTCAACAACCTCCGGGGAAGGCACCTGGAGGGGGGCCCCGCggctgggggacaccccagggaggCTGGGGACAGGACTGGGTGcgtcccccccccggccgggggctctgcagggggagaaggggacccccccccccccccccgctgctcgctctctacatatatataatatacaccTATAGaacaggctgtggggtggagtCTGCCCCCCATTCTCCCCCCCCATGAGCCTCCCAAtgccctggggcggggggggggggggggcagaggagaaatgaaaaatggggagggggggggaagagaccaAGGCCAGCCTCGGGCTCGCCCCGCTGCGCCCACCACCgcctggggcagagctggcccccccccgaccctgccCTCCCCTtactgccctgggagggggggttACAAAGTGTGTTAAGATGAAGGggaaacacaccccccccaccatctCTTtttagccgggggggggggggaaatgtccGTGCCGGTTTCTCGCTCCCCGCTCCCGGCAtcaaggtcagtttggatggAACTAAGGCAACCCCGGCAGGCGAGCGCGGCCGACGGAGGGGCGGTtaagacagacagacggacagacagatggggggggggggggggggggggctccccttCGGTTgggcctttgtgtgtgtgtgtcgtctctccccaccccaccccacccccccctccaaaaaaaaaaaaaaaaaaaaaaatcaaacccaaaaaaccacccgTCAGCTCAGAAAATATCCGGGCACAAGGTCCAGTCCTGCTTCTCTTTGCTCTCCCAGTAACCGCCCCTGTAGACGTGCGCCAGTTCCTGGGTGACAGGGTCCTTCTTGCGCTCGAACCACAGCGGCTTGTAGGGGTCGtagggggtgcctgggggggcgcaaggaagggggggggtggggtggtgagtGAGGAGGGTGAGGCTAAAAGGGTAggatgggggggtgtctccctctctttctctccgtCTCTGTCTCTCCGTCTCCccgtctctctctccctctctctctctctttccgtctctctctctctctccccccctctctccctctctccctctctctctctctctccctctctctccctctctctccagctccctctctctctccgtctccctctctctctccgtctccctctctctctccgtctccctctctctctctctgtctctccctctccctccgtctctccctccctctctctccctctctttccgtctctctccctctctctttccgtctctctccctctctctttccgtctctctccctctccctccctctctccctctccgtctccctctctccctctccctccgtctccctctccgtctccctctccctctccgtctccctctccctctctccctccctctccgtctccctctccctctctccctccctctccgtctccctctccctctctccctccctctccgtctccctctccctctctccccctctccgtctccctctccctctccctctccctctctccctccctctccctccctctccgtctccctctccctctctccctccctctccctctatGTCACTTGTCCCCCCCTTTTCTTACCGTCCTCGGTGGCCCTGGCAGCATCAGCTTCCCGTCTCTTGCGGGAGATGCGTTGTTTCTCCTCCAGGCGTTGTTTTTCGGCGTTGGCTTCGTCCCAGCGGCCATTCTCCATCAGGCGCTggtcggggcggcggcggctgtcGGTGGGGGCCGTCCCGTTTTCCGGGGCGTTGAGGGTCAACGCCAGCTCCGAAAAATAGTACATATTCTCCGCGTACTTcctaaaatgacaaaaaaaggaaaaagacccTCCCCCTCAGATTCACACCCaacccctctctccccctgcGCTTCGATGGGAGGTAGGAAGCAGGCCCCCCCAGGTTTTTGGGGACGCTTTTGTCACGTCGTCCCCCCACTcacgggagagggttcctcttcCACAGCAGCACCCGGCTGTCCTCGGCCTCGTGGGCTCTCTGCCGTCCCTCTGCCCCGTTGTCCCCAGTGCCCTGCGTCACCTTGTAGCAGTCCATCTTCTCGTCCCAGGTGCCCAGCAGGACGAAATGCACCTTCCCCGTGGGGTCTGTCACCTCCCCGGTGACCTGGAGGGAGAGGGGACGGCAGCCTGAATGGGAAGCCACAAGCAGCCCAGCGCGTTCCAggctgtccccctccccgtgtccTTACCTTCCTGGCCACGTCCCGGGAGAAGTAGCTGTAAGGGACGAACTTGAGATTGCACTTGTCACCCGTCTTGTGGTTGACGATCTCGATTTCACCTGACTGAGAAAAGGGAGGGGACAACGGTCACATCCGGTCCTGGAGGGAAACTACAGGACCTGGGGAGCCCTGTTCCCAAGGTTTTATCCCACCTGGTCTATCCAGAGTTTGCCCACGATGATGTTGTGAACGGTGGTGGTGACTTTTTTCCACGTGTAGTGGTTGCCGGAGGAGTGGAAGACGCAGTGGATGGTACCTGAGGAGGGAAAGTTGTGCTGGGAACCCTCCTCCGGAGCCCACCCGATCCATGGAGACCTTGGGTGGGCCCCAAATCCAACCCCACTCCCTGGCAGAGAACCATCATCCTCCCTTCCCCAAGGGGTCTACCCGTGCACGGCGCTCACCCAAGGGCATGATGGAGAGGTATTTGCCCCGAAATTTGCTGGTGATTTTAATTTCTTGCCGAAGCGTCCAACCGTGTTTGGAGTCGGCGTGATGGGCAGCGGCCGGCGGGTGGTGGCTCACCTGgccgggggagaggggacacATCATCTCCGGCCACCCCGAGCCGGGATCGGCGAGGCTCGGAGGAACCCGGGGACGGCAGTACCTGCTCGCAGAGGGAACGGTAACCGTTCTCCTCCAGACGATCCAGCTCGAAGGTCTCCCCCAGGAGAGGGTTGAAGGGTTTGCTGGTGCGGAAGACGGTGGTGGAGTAGGAGGAGACGGTGAAAGCGGCCACGTAGCACAACTGCTCCAGCGAGCTCTCGCATTTGGCCGCTCGGTCGAGCAGCTCGTGGTACTCCAGGTCTTCCGTCAGGCGCTGCAGCATGGAGAGGGGCTCGTTGAAGTTCACCTGGAGGGAAATAAAGGgtaagaagtgtgtgtgtgtgtgtggggtgtctgGGGTGCCCATTGCCCCCCTgttggctgtgtcccctctcacCGGCATCGGGATCTTGGACAACTCCTTCCCGATGCAGTTCTTCATGATGCTCCAGAGGTTGAGGCTGTAGTTGGGTTTGTAGGGGATGCGggttctcttctccttcttggtGTCTTCTACCTGGTGCttgtactgggggggggggtgagataagggctgctgtgatgctgctgtgaccctccctccacccaccccaaGCCCTCCGTGGGAACCAGGCCACCCCCCGGTCAGCCCCATTCCTCCAAGAACCAGCTCAACGCACGACCCTGGTGAAATGTCCCCGTCCTACCTGCTCGTCCAGGCTGATGTCGCTGCTGGTGCCGCTGATGTTGCTGCCCGTGcgcctggggggggacacacagaggggCAAAAACAGCCCTAAGAGGGACGTGGGGGGGCAGGAAGGC
This portion of the Numenius arquata unplaced genomic scaffold, bNumArq3.hap1.1 HAP1_SCAFFOLD_1190, whole genome shotgun sequence genome encodes:
- the OSBP gene encoding oxysterol-binding protein 1, with the protein product MAELRTATAAAGPGPAALPGPMALPAVPTSAPALPSPAAGGGAGPGPGAGATAAAAAGGGGGGSGSGGAGSGSAREGWLFKWTNYIKGYQRRWFVLSNGLLSYYRSKAEMRHTCRGTINLATANITVEDSCNFIISNGGAQTYHLKASSEVERQRWVTALELAKAKAVKMLEESDDSGDESVSQTDKTELQSTLRTLSSKVEDLSTCNDLIAKHGTALQRSLSELETLRLPAESSEKIKQVNERATLFRITSNAMINACRDFLMLAQTHSKKWQKSLQHERDQRIRLEETLEQLAKQHNHLERAFRGATVLPASAPGTGGSAKDPCCPAKGDMSDEDDDNEFFDAPEIITMPESMGHKRTGSNISGTSSDISLDEQYKHQVEDTKKEKRTRIPYKPNYSLNLWSIMKNCIGKELSKIPMPVNFNEPLSMLQRLTEDLEYHELLDRAAKCESSLEQLCYVAAFTVSSYSTTVFRTSKPFNPLLGETFELDRLEENGYRSLCEQVSHHPPAAAHHADSKHGWTLRQEIKITSKFRGKYLSIMPLGTIHCVFHSSGNHYTWKKVTTTVHNIIVGKLWIDQSGEIEIVNHKTGDKCNLKFVPYSYFSRDVARKVTGEVTDPTGKVHFVLLGTWDEKMDCYKVTQGTGDNGAEGRQRAHEAEDSRVLLWKRNPLPKYAENMYYFSELALTLNAPENGTAPTDSRRRPDQRLMENGRWDEANAEKQRLEEKQRISRKRREADAARATEDGTPYDPYKPLWFERKKDPVTQELAHVYRGGYWESKEKQDWTLCPDIF